The following coding sequences are from one SAR202 cluster bacterium window:
- a CDS encoding IS110 family transposase: protein KVALVACMRKLLTILNAMLKHKTPWHLSPKVIYA, encoded by the coding sequence AGAAGGTGGCCCTGGTGGCCTGCATGCGCAAGCTCCTTACCATCCTCAACGCTATGCTCAAACATAAGACCCCTTGGCATCTTTCTCCTAAGGTGATTTATGCCTAA